CCTATACCATGATGGGAGATACAGTCAATCTAGCAGCAAGGCTTGAAGCAGCAGGTAAGGATTATGGGGTTTGTATTCTCGTTTCGGAATTTGTCCATGATGAAATCAAAGACCATTTTTTCTCACGGAAACTCGATACAGTACGTGTGAAAGGAAAATCAAAACCAGTCACTCTATATGAAGTGAGATGCAAAAAGGGAGAAGAGTCAGAAGAAGAGAAAAAATTCGTAAATGCATACGAAACTGCCCTATTTTCCTATTTTAATCGTAAATTTTTGGAAGCAAAACGGCAGTTTGAAATCTTATACCAGTCCTCTCACGACGAAGCGTGTAAACTTCTCTTGGAACGGTGCCAATACTATATCGAAACTCCTCCGGAATTGGATTGGGACGGTTCATTTACAAGGACTAAAAAGTAGGAAATACATAGATTTTTCTGCTAAAATAGACAAAGTATCCAATAAATTGTATAATTTTCTTGCTTTTGTCGGCGTAGTTTCAATATTGGGAAGTATCTGACTCATATAGGAGAAACACGAGATGGCACTACGACTCGGCGATGAAGCACCCAATTTCCAAGCGGAAACTTCGGAAGGTAAAATTGACTTCCATGAATATTTAGGACAAAGTTGGGGGATTTTATTTTCTCATCCAAAAGACTACACTCCAGTTTGTACAACTGAGTTAGGTTATGTGGCTAAAATCAAACCTGAGTTTGAAAAAAGAAATGTAAAAGTGATCGCACTTTCCGTTGACCCTGTGGACAGCCATAAAGGTTGGATCTCTGATATCAACGAAACACAAAGCACAAATGTAAATTACCCAATCATTGCAGATGCTGACAAAAAAGTATCCAATTTATATGATATGATCCACCCAAATGCGAGCGAAACAACGACAGTTCGTTCTGTGTTTGTAGTAGGACCAGACAAAAAAGTAAAACTCACTCTTACTTACCCAGCTTCCACTGGAAGAAATTTTGATGAGTTACTTCGGGTTATTGATTCTTTACAACTCACTTCTCAATTTAGTGTTGCAACTCCTGCCAACTGGAAAGACGGAGAAGATACAATCATCGTTCCATCAGTTTCCGATGAAGATGCAAAGAAAAAATTCCCAAAAGGGTTTCGTACAATCAAACCTTATTTACGTTACACACCACAACCGAATAAATAGTGGAAAAGTGGCGGGGCCAATCCCCCGCCTGTGTGGAACATGATTTATGCACATTCATTTAAAACGTATCGAAGCCCCATTTGTCTTAGAAGCAACTAACGAAGCAGGCAATTCCATTCGGATCGATGCCTCACCCGAAATTGGTGGCAAAAATTCTGGTCCAAGGCCAATGGAACTTCTCATCATGGGACTTGCAGGTTGCAGTAGCATTGATGTCATCATGATCTTAAACAAGTATCGCATTGAAGTGAAAGACTATTCAGTGGATGTGGAAGCAGACCGTGAAAAAGTAGAAGAAGCCAATCTCTTCAAAAAAATTCATTTGAAATTTTTTGTAAAAGGAGAATTCGAAGAGTCACAAGTAAAACGAGCCATTGACTTGAGTTTAGAAAAGTATTGTTCCGTTGCTAAAACATTGGAAAAAACGGCTACAATCACTTACGAATTAAAATTGGTTTCATAAAATCTACAAAACCAATCTATCAGATTACTTTCAATCTTTATGGATCGAATGGGTTCTTATTTCAATTCGTTTAGATCCCAATTGTATTCATTGTAAATGATTTTGGCATCGGGTTTGATCGTATCTTCAAATCCATCTTGTATAAATTGGATGAGTGATGTCTTTTTGGTAAAGTCAGGTTGGAACCAGTTGAATATCTTACTTAGATACAGTGTATTTGTATTTTTATCATAAGAATTTTTCTTAGAGTTTTTTAAGAACGTTAGTTTTGCTATTTGTAATTGTTTTTCTAAATTTGCAGGTGTATAAGCTTCAGATTGTAAAATTGGGCAGCCAATGGATGCACATACAATCGCAAAATGAATCCTTGGTTCCATAAAATCTTTTCTCAGTTTTTCATGTTCAATCCAATCTAGGTGTCTGGATTTCCCAAGTAGGCTAAAAAATTCTTTTTTCCAAGGAATCCCTCTGGCTAAATTGATTTTTGAAATCGGTGAACCAATGTCAGTGATACTGTCCACAGGGTAATGGTCCACTATCAGTTTTACAGTAAATGCATTATAAGCATTAATCAAAAAACTGATTTTTTCTTTTTCAGAAAAGGATTGGTACTGACTGTCAGAAACTTTTGTTAGTTGGTCGAGGTAACTATTCAATTGGGATGAGTCAGAGATAAATCCTTTGTAAGAGACAAGTCCATTTTTGACATGTTTTTTGAGTAACAAGTCCCAAACACTATGTTTGTGATCAAAGTTCTGTGCTATTAACGATTGGGACATCCCCAGAACAAAAAAGAGTGCAAAATAATGTTTCATAACAACCATCCAGAACTTAGACAGAACTGTTACCCTATTGACATTTCAATTTTTAAGTTTGTCTTAGATTTAGGACAAACTATTCAGATAACGGCTAATCCCTTGGACCACAGGAGCGGGAATTTCGTGTCCTCCAGGGAAGGATATGAACTCTCCTAACAAACCAGAACCTCGAAGTAATTTTTCCAGTTTTTTCGCATTGGCATAACCCAAAATAGGATCGTATTCGCCATGAGATTGGAAAAACCTTAAGTTTGATTTTTTAGGTGCCAAATCTTTCCAAAGAGTCTCATTGACTAAGGCTCCTGAAAGGATCATTAATCCTTTGGATATTAGTTCGTTTCGGAGTGTAATATCAGTTGCAAGCATTGCTCCTTGCGAAAAACCACCTAAAATCAATTGGTTCCAAGGCACACCAAGAGCTTCTAACATCAAATATGCGGAAGCTCTTGCGATATCCATACCTTCTGGGTCTTTGTCTGCAAAATTTCGAAAATCATTCTTTCGTATCGCTTCTTCTAAAGCGGCCATATCAATGGGGAACCAAGCACGCCCCGAATACCCGGGCATCAGTGGAATACTCAAATGGCCATGTGGGAAAACCCAATTGAATTTTTGGTCTGTAACAAGAACTTCATGGATGGGGTATAAATCAAATGCACTAGCACCATAACCATGAAACAAAACTATTGTGGGAGCGTCAGGGTCCCCTTTTACTCTTAATACCTTTAATGGTCCTAAAGATTCTAAATCGTTTTCATCATCTAACATATATTATCCGAACAAGGAAGGTTGGTCTTCCGGAATTTCTTTTTCATAAAAATTAGAAACTGATAGTCCCAAAAGTCTAATTTTTTTAGGAGGATCAAAATTGTCCTTCCAAACACTTGCCAACATGTTCGAGGATTGTTGGAAAAGGTTGTCTGCCAAGAAGAAAACAACGTCAGAAGTAATTGATTTTTGTTTTACAGTAAAATCTTCAAATTTTACTTTTAAGGTAAGTGTTTTACCTTTTTTGTTTTTTTTCAACATTCTCATTTCGAGTTCTTTTGCAAGAGATTCCAATTTGAGTAAAAAATAAGAAAAATCCTCAGAATCATGAGTGAAAGTGGTTTCCACACCAATGGACTTAGGATCACGGAAAGGGATAACTTCTCTATCATCGATCCCCCTTGCCATTCGATAAAATACAGCACCCATTTTTCCAAATTCATGGACAAGAAATGATTCCTCCGCCTTTCTCAAATCTTTCCCTTTTGAAAAACCTAAGTGTTGGAGTTTTTCAAAAGTTTTTTTCCCTATCCCAAAAAATTGGTATAAAGGTAATTCATCCAAGAAAGAAATTTCGTCTCCTGGTAAAACGACATACAATCCGTTTGGTTTGTTTTTTTCGGAAGCCATCTTCGCCAAAAACTTGTTTGTTGCAACTCCAGCAGAACAAGTGAGCCCTGTGTTTTCCCAAATCTTTTTTCGAATTTCTTTGGCGATTGTACTGGCAAGTGGAATCTCTTGTTTGTTCAATGTTACATCTAAATAAGCTTCATCTAAGGATAAGGGTTCGACTAAATCAGTATATTCCAAAAAGATCCTACGAATTTCTTTTGATACTGATTTATAAACATCAAATCGTGGAGGAGTAAAAATTGCATCAGGACAAAGTTTGTATGCTTGGTAACATGAAATCGCTGATCGAATTCCAAATTTTCTAGCTTCATAACTTGCAGCACAAACCACCCCCCTGGAATGCGGAGATCCACCAACAACAACAGGTTTCCCTCTCATTTCAGGGAAGTCACGTTGTTCAACTGATGCATAAAATGCATCCATATCAATGTGGATGATCTTTCTCATTTGATTTGGAGAGAATTTTTATCTCTTAAAAAAACCTTGCCAAAAGTTTTTTGTAAATCATCCTTTTTGCATAGTGAATTCTAAATTAGCCGCAAAAATTTTAGTCGTTGATGATAATGAAACCAATATGGAAATCATCACCCATATTTTACTTGGCCAAGGTTATGAAGTTGCAGTTGCATACGATGGAGAGTATGCCTTAGAACTTGCGGAAGTTTTGGATTTTGATCTGATATTACTCGATATCTTATTGCCAGGAATCAGCGGACTCGAGGTGGCAAAACGACTTTTAACGATGGAACGTCATAAAAATACACCTATCCTTTTTCTCTCAGCATTAAATGAAACAAGTGATATAGTAAAAGGTTTAGAAACTGGAGCTGTTGACTACATCACAAAACCCTTTCAAGAATCTGAAATTTTAGCAAGGATTCGAACCCACCTCAAAATCAAAACTTTAGAAAAGGAACGGATCGATTTATTGTACGCCATTCAGAAAGATTTAGAGTTAGCAAAAACAAACCAAGAGAAACTGGTAACATTTCAATTCCCACCCTCCCCCTTATACGAAATTTACACTTCTTATAAACCTATGGATTTAGTTGGTGGGGATTTGATAACTTATGATGTGCTTCCGTCGGGAGATTTGGATATCCTATTTGGCGATGTAACAGGGCATGGAATTGCAGCTGCAATGGTGTCTCTCATGGCAATTATTACATTCAAAACAATGAACAAATCGTTTTTGTCACCTAGCGAATGTTTATATTGGATTCACAATACCCTCACTCCTTTGATCAGTACACATTTCATAAGTGCAGTTTATATTCGTTACCGTGCTGAGGAAAACTTACTTTCTTATTCCATGGCAGGTCACCATCACATGTTTTTAATTCGAAAAAACAATATTCAAAAATTGGGAACAAAAGGTTTTTGTCTCATGATGTTTCCAGATCAATTGAATACAAAAAATGAAGACATCATATTACAATCGGGTGATCGATTGTTTTTATTTTCAGATGGTATGTTTGAAGTGCCGAATGAAAAAGAAGAGTATTTAGGAGACCAAAAATTTTCGGAAATCGTGGAAAAAAACATCAATTTATCATCCCAACATTTTTTGGATTCGATTTCGGAAGAAGTGTTAAAGTATTCTGAAGGAAAGGTTGCTGATGATATGACTATGTTATTACTTGAAGTAAAATGATAGAACAAATCATATCCATTGGAATCGCTGCGACTCTTTTGTATTTTGCTTACTTCTATCGTAATGCATATAGAAGAGAAAAAAAACTAAGGAAAATATTATTCCGAAAAAATTTAATCAACGCTGAAGAAATTGGAAGAGTCATTCGAGAAAAAGAAAAACAATTCCAAGATATATATGATACTGCAAATTCAATCATCATACGTTGGAGCCCTGATTTTCGAATCCATTCTGTAAATCCTTACGCTGAAGAATTTTTTCAAATGGCAAAAGACAAGGCCGAAGGAAAAGACTTAGTCTTAGATTTGTTTCGGGTACCTTTTGAAAAATCAAATGAAATCAAATCGTTATTATGGAACATCTTTCATCGTCCGGAACAAAACATTCGTCAAGAATTTGATGTATATATAGGATTAGATGATAAACGCACTGTTACTTGGT
This window of the Leptospira limi genome carries:
- a CDS encoding adenylate/guanylate cyclase domain-containing protein, with product YTMMGDTVNLAARLEAAGKDYGVCILVSEFVHDEIKDHFFSRKLDTVRVKGKSKPVTLYEVRCKKGEESEEEKKFVNAYETALFSYFNRKFLEAKRQFEILYQSSHDEACKLLLERCQYYIETPPELDWDGSFTRTKK
- a CDS encoding peroxiredoxin, with translation MALRLGDEAPNFQAETSEGKIDFHEYLGQSWGILFSHPKDYTPVCTTELGYVAKIKPEFEKRNVKVIALSVDPVDSHKGWISDINETQSTNVNYPIIADADKKVSNLYDMIHPNASETTTVRSVFVVGPDKKVKLTLTYPASTGRNFDELLRVIDSLQLTSQFSVATPANWKDGEDTIIVPSVSDEDAKKKFPKGFRTIKPYLRYTPQPNK
- a CDS encoding OsmC family protein; translated protein: MHIHLKRIEAPFVLEATNEAGNSIRIDASPEIGGKNSGPRPMELLIMGLAGCSSIDVIMILNKYRIEVKDYSVDVEADREKVEEANLFKKIHLKFFVKGEFEESQVKRAIDLSLEKYCSVAKTLEKTATITYELKLVS
- a CDS encoding DUF547 domain-containing protein; its protein translation is MKHYFALFFVLGMSQSLIAQNFDHKHSVWDLLLKKHVKNGLVSYKGFISDSSQLNSYLDQLTKVSDSQYQSFSEKEKISFLINAYNAFTVKLIVDHYPVDSITDIGSPISKINLARGIPWKKEFFSLLGKSRHLDWIEHEKLRKDFMEPRIHFAIVCASIGCPILQSEAYTPANLEKQLQIAKLTFLKNSKKNSYDKNTNTLYLSKIFNWFQPDFTKKTSLIQFIQDGFEDTIKPDAKIIYNEYNWDLNELK
- a CDS encoding alpha/beta hydrolase — its product is MLDDENDLESLGPLKVLRVKGDPDAPTIVLFHGYGASAFDLYPIHEVLVTDQKFNWVFPHGHLSIPLMPGYSGRAWFPIDMAALEEAIRKNDFRNFADKDPEGMDIARASAYLMLEALGVPWNQLILGGFSQGAMLATDITLRNELISKGLMILSGALVNETLWKDLAPKKSNLRFFQSHGEYDPILGYANAKKLEKLLRGSGLLGEFISFPGGHEIPAPVVQGISRYLNSLS
- the dinB gene encoding DNA polymerase IV, whose product is MRKIIHIDMDAFYASVEQRDFPEMRGKPVVVGGSPHSRGVVCAASYEARKFGIRSAISCYQAYKLCPDAIFTPPRFDVYKSVSKEIRRIFLEYTDLVEPLSLDEAYLDVTLNKQEIPLASTIAKEIRKKIWENTGLTCSAGVATNKFLAKMASEKNKPNGLYVVLPGDEISFLDELPLYQFFGIGKKTFEKLQHLGFSKGKDLRKAEESFLVHEFGKMGAVFYRMARGIDDREVIPFRDPKSIGVETTFTHDSEDFSYFLLKLESLAKELEMRMLKKNKKGKTLTLKVKFEDFTVKQKSITSDVVFFLADNLFQQSSNMLASVWKDNFDPPKKIRLLGLSVSNFYEKEIPEDQPSLFG
- a CDS encoding PP2C family protein-serine/threonine phosphatase; translated protein: MNSKLAAKILVVDDNETNMEIITHILLGQGYEVAVAYDGEYALELAEVLDFDLILLDILLPGISGLEVAKRLLTMERHKNTPILFLSALNETSDIVKGLETGAVDYITKPFQESEILARIRTHLKIKTLEKERIDLLYAIQKDLELAKTNQEKLVTFQFPPSPLYEIYTSYKPMDLVGGDLITYDVLPSGDLDILFGDVTGHGIAAAMVSLMAIITFKTMNKSFLSPSECLYWIHNTLTPLISTHFISAVYIRYRAEENLLSYSMAGHHHMFLIRKNNIQKLGTKGFCLMMFPDQLNTKNEDIILQSGDRLFLFSDGMFEVPNEKEEYLGDQKFSEIVEKNINLSSQHFLDSISEEVLKYSEGKVADDMTMLLLEVK